Below is a window of Enterococcus gilvus ATCC BAA-350 DNA.
TTATAGCTGAAGATACGACTCACGCCTTCTGGCGGACTGATTTTGCTGATCAACGTATTGATCGACGGCATCAGCGCGCCGGTTGAGAAGCCTAAGAAAAAGCGCAATACACCGAGCTGGAAGGGTGTTTTAACAAAGGCCATCGGAATGAAGCAGACCAGCGACAAGACGAGACCCGCCAATAATACCTTGTGATTTCCGATGCGGTCGCCGATTTTTCCTAATGTTGGTGAGGAAGCAATCGCCGATACGCCAGCTACTGAAACGATCATCCCGCTGATGACAAGGGCATTACTGCTGCTGCCGCTCAGGTCACGAATGTACAACGTCAAGATAGGGCTGATGCTGGTGACACCCACCTGCAAGATCAATGAACTAATGAATAATCCGATCAAAATCGGCATGTAGTTGATTCGTTTGCGCAATTCGTTCATGCTGATAACATCCGCTTTTTCGATTGGTTGAAAGTCTTCCTTGACCATCGTGACTGTCAAAATCGTACAAATCAGCAAAATGATCCCCGTAATGATAAAGACATTTCGCAATCCAAACCATTGTGCCAATAGACCGCCGATCAACGGACCGATCAAATTCCCGGCGACTCCGCCAGTAGCCAATGTCCCCAGTGCCCAGCCGCTCTTTTGCTTAGGTGCCTGTGAAGCGATCAAGGCCGTCGCGTTCGGCATATACCCCGACAATACGCCAGTCATGAAGCGCATGATCAACAGCCAGTAAACATTTGAGACGAAGGCCAACGAGCCCATGGTGATCGTCATTCCAGCAGCGGCACGGACCATCATCAACCGCCTGCCTTTGCGGTCTGCCAAATTCCCCCACAAAGGTGCCACGATCGCAGCAGAGAAGGCGGTCACTGAAATCGCTAGTCCAGCAAACAAATCTACTTGCGACTTGGGTGTTCCTAATTCTTCAATGTAGACTGGCAAAAAAGGCATAACTAAACTGAAGCTCGCACCAGTAAAAAAACAACCGATCCATGAAATCAAGAGATTTCTTCGCCAATTGATTTTCATCTTCTGTATCCCCTTTCTTACCTCTTTCATTTCTATACTATAGCAGAATCAGACAGAAAAAACTTTTCTCTTCCCTTATCAAACGGGACAAAATATTAATACTTTCATCAATTTTAAGCGCCCCGGTTGCGTTTTCTAATGGATGTGCTAGACTGAAACAAATTGAAAACAAGCTTTCTGTTTCATTTTACAGAATGAAATATACGCTTAGAACGATTCTTATTCTTCATTGAAAGAATAAATACACTAATACGAAGTAGGGGATTTTATGAAAAAATTGATCGCGATTGATTTAGATGGAACGACACTGAATCAAGATTCAAAAATTACTGATAAAACCGCCAAAACTCTGCGCCGCGCGATTGAGGATGGTCACTCCGTTGTGATCGCCACAGGACGCCCTTATCGCATGAGTAAAAACTTTTATCAAGAATTGCAGCTTACTACGCCGATGATCAACTTTAACGGCGCTCTCGTTCACCTGCCAGAAAAATCATGGATCGGCGAGCAAGAAACATCCTTCAATCGGAGCATCGTGTTTGATCTGATGTCGGAAAAGAAAAACTTAAAATTGGACTTTATCGCCGCGGAAAATCGCGACACGTTCTTTATTGACGACTTGAACTTCTTTGATCAGCATTTCTTCGCCAGCGACTTTGCTACGAACGAGAATTTGTTGACCGTCAATACCTTGCAGTCCAATCCAACCTCTGTTTTGTTACGGAGCCAGCCTGAAAATGTCGGCAGCGTTTCTGAAGAATTGAAGCAGCAGTATGGACACGAGGTGGAAGTGAATACTTGGGGCGGGCCAAATCCTATTTTGGAAGTCG
It encodes the following:
- a CDS encoding multidrug efflux MFS transporter, with the protein product MKINWRRNLLISWIGCFFTGASFSLVMPFLPVYIEELGTPKSQVDLFAGLAISVTAFSAAIVAPLWGNLADRKGRRLMMVRAAAGMTITMGSLAFVSNVYWLLIMRFMTGVLSGYMPNATALIASQAPKQKSGWALGTLATGGVAGNLIGPLIGGLLAQWFGLRNVFIITGIILLICTILTVTMVKEDFQPIEKADVISMNELRKRINYMPILIGLFISSLILQVGVTSISPILTLYIRDLSGSSSNALVISGMIVSVAGVSAIASSPTLGKIGDRIGNHKVLLAGLVLSLVCFIPMAFVKTPFQLGVLRFFLGFSTGALMPSINTLISKISPPEGVSRIFSYNQMFNNFGQVIGPMLGSTVAHSLGYPAVFLVTSACVLGNIILSTFNFRKLLLTNTKI
- a CDS encoding Cof-type HAD-IIB family hydrolase, yielding MKKLIAIDLDGTTLNQDSKITDKTAKTLRRAIEDGHSVVIATGRPYRMSKNFYQELQLTTPMINFNGALVHLPEKSWIGEQETSFNRSIVFDLMSEKKNLKLDFIAAENRDTFFIDDLNFFDQHFFASDFATNENLLTVNTLQSNPTSVLLRSQPENVGSVSEELKQQYGHEVEVNTWGGPNPILEVVAKGIHKAHGLKRVIDTLDMNQKDIIAFGDEHNDVDMLKFAGWGVSMANGTDQLKSVANDITEKPNTEDGMADYLTKYLDL